The Raphanus sativus cultivar WK10039 unplaced genomic scaffold, ASM80110v3 Scaffold2654, whole genome shotgun sequence genome contains a region encoding:
- the LOC108861220 gene encoding kelch repeat-containing protein At3g27220: protein MVKAAGKQSCGRLVFASFLALLAFGLIADFLWASSHRFSSSAMLSLPSSVTTVVGKLPPIEKDSGNKKKKKDDNGRERKLSATFQDLPAPQLHWEKMSASPVPRLDGAAIQIRNFLYVFAGYSNINLVHSHVDVYNFVDNKWGGRFDMPKEMAHSHLGMVTDGRFIYVVTGQYGPQCRGPTAKTFVLDTDTNTWSDFIPLPVPRYAPATQLWRGRLHVMGGSKENRHTPGLEHWSIAVKDGKALEKEWRSEIPIPRGGPHRACVVVDDRLFVIGGQEGDFMAKPGSPIFKCSRRLEVVFGDVYMLDEEMKWKVMPPMPKPDSHIEFAWKVVNNSIVIVGGTTEKHPETKKMVLVGEIFQFNLNTMKWYVIGKLPYRVKTTLVGYWDGQLYFTSGQRDKGPDDPGPRKVIAEMWRTKLILNP from the exons atggTGAAGGCAGCGGGAAAGCAGAGTTGCGGGCGGCTTGTGTTCGCTTCATTCCTCGCTCTTCTAGCCTTTGGACTCATCGCCGACTTCCTCTGGGCTTCTTCTCATCgcttctcctcctccgccaTGTTGTCCCTTCCCTCCTCCGTCACCACCGTTGTCGGAAAACTCCCTCCCATT GAGAAAGATAGTGgcaataagaagaagaagaaggacgatAATGGTAGAGAAAGGAAGCTTTCTGCAACGTTTCAAGACCTGCCTGCTCCTCAGCTACATTGGGAGAAGATGTCAGCTTCGCCTGTGCCTCGTCTTGACGGAGCTGCTATTCAGATCAGAAACTTTCTTTACGTCTTCGCTGGTTACAGCAACATTAATCTC gTGCATTCGCATGTTGATGTATACAACTTCGTGGATAACAAATGGGGAGGAAGATTCGATATGCCTAAGGAGATGGCACATTCTCATTTAGGGATGGTCACTGATGGGAGATTCATCTACGTCGTCACTGGTCAGTATGGTCCTCAATGCAGAGGTCCTACGGCTAAGACATTTGTGCTTGACACTGATACAAATACCTGGAGTGACTTCATTCCTTTACCAGTTCCTAG GTATGCTCCAGCTACTCAGCTATGGAGAGGTAGACTCCACGTGATGGGTGGGAGCAAAGAGAATCGGCATACACCGGGGCTTGAACATTGGAGTATCGCTGTTAAAGATGGCAAAGCGTTGGAGAAAGAGTGGAGGAGTGAAATTCCTATCCCTCGTGGAGGACCTCACAG AGCATGTGTAGTAGTGGATGACAGGCTTTTTGTGATTGGTGGTCAAGAAGGTGATTTCATGGCTAAACCAGGATCTCCCATCTTCAAATGCTCACGCCGTTTGGAG GTGGTGTTCGGTGATGTTTACATGCTGGATGAGGAGATGAAGTGGAAAGTTATGCCACCGATGCCTAAACCGGATTCGCACATTGAATTTGCTTGGAAGGTGGTCAACAACTCCATTGTGATCGTTGGAGGGACAACAGAGAAGCATCCTGAAACCAAGAAGATGGTTCTTGTCGGAGAAATCTTCCAGTTTAACTTGAATACAATG AAATGGTATGTGATTGGAAAGTTGCCGTACCGTGTGAAGACTACGCTGGTTGGTTATTGGGACGGGCAGTTATACTTTACCTCGGGGCAACGAGACAAAGGTCCTGATGATCCTGGACCGCGCAAGGTAATTGCAGAAATGTGGAGAACCAAACTGATACTGAATCCATGA